The following coding sequences lie in one Caproicibacterium argilliputei genomic window:
- a CDS encoding chloride channel protein, producing MQKEEIRQKAIHWKQRLLTFFKWIFISISVGGLIGGGVGTLFYYMMQWSTQTRMSHPWLLYFLPAGGLLIVWLYHLCGIQESRGTNLVLLAIRSPQPLPVRMGPLIFAATVLTHLFGGSAGREGAALQIGGSLGYGAGRLFKLDEKAIHVVTMCGMAAVFSALFGTPVAAAVFALEVTSVGQMYYSALVPVSISSLLASGIATRLGAIPTHFALAEVDGNIHLLPALQVAILAALCAVVAILFCRAMQLAGRLYQRFLPNPYVRVAVGGALVAALMLLSGSTDYEGAGGDVIARAIGGNARPEAFLLKIFFTALTLGAGFKGGEIVPSFFIGATFGCWAGGLLGLDPGLGAAVGLLCVFCGVVNCPLTALLLGCSIFGYSGAPYFFLGCAISYALSGYTGLYAEQLILYSKFHPQYIHKKIG from the coding sequence TTGCAAAAAGAGGAGATTCGACAGAAGGCGATTCACTGGAAACAGCGTTTGCTCACTTTTTTCAAGTGGATTTTCATTAGCATCAGTGTCGGCGGACTCATCGGCGGCGGTGTCGGCACGCTGTTCTACTACATGATGCAGTGGAGCACGCAAACGCGCATGAGCCACCCTTGGCTTCTGTACTTTCTCCCTGCAGGCGGTCTGCTGATTGTCTGGCTGTACCACCTTTGCGGCATTCAGGAAAGCCGGGGCACCAATCTGGTTCTGCTGGCCATCCGCTCACCACAGCCGCTTCCGGTTCGGATGGGGCCGCTCATTTTTGCGGCAACCGTCCTGACCCACCTGTTCGGCGGCTCTGCCGGACGCGAGGGTGCCGCCCTGCAAATCGGTGGCAGCCTCGGTTACGGCGCAGGTCGTCTGTTCAAACTGGATGAAAAGGCCATTCATGTGGTTACCATGTGCGGCATGGCGGCAGTTTTTTCCGCACTGTTTGGCACGCCGGTTGCCGCGGCGGTTTTCGCGCTGGAGGTCACCAGTGTTGGTCAGATGTACTACTCCGCGCTGGTTCCGGTTTCGATTTCCAGCCTGCTTGCCTCCGGCATTGCCACCCGTTTGGGCGCCATCCCCACACACTTCGCGCTGGCGGAGGTGGACGGAAATATCCATCTGCTGCCCGCGCTGCAGGTCGCCATTCTGGCAGCACTGTGTGCGGTTGTGGCCATCCTGTTTTGCCGCGCCATGCAGCTGGCAGGTCGCCTGTACCAGCGCTTTCTGCCAAACCCGTATGTACGCGTTGCGGTCGGCGGCGCACTGGTCGCCGCTCTAATGCTCCTAAGCGGCTCCACAGACTACGAGGGTGCCGGCGGCGACGTGATTGCACGCGCCATCGGCGGAAACGCCCGCCCGGAAGCTTTCCTGCTAAAAATTTTCTTCACGGCGCTGACACTCGGCGCAGGATTCAAAGGCGGCGAAATTGTGCCCAGCTTTTTCATCGGTGCTACATTCGGCTGCTGGGCGGGCGGCCTGCTTGGGCTGGACCCCGGGCTTGGCGCCGCAGTCGGTCTGCTGTGTGTTTTCTGCGGCGTGGTCAACTGCCCGCTAACCGCCCTGCTGCTCGGCTGCTCGATTTTCGGCTACAGTGGTGCACCGTACTTTTTCCTGGGGTGCGCCATTTCCTACGCACTTTCCGGTTACACAGGTCTATATGCGGAACAGCTGATTTTGTACAGCAAATTCCATCCACAGTACATCCATAAAAAAATCGGATAG
- the tadA gene encoding tRNA adenosine(34) deaminase TadA, with translation MTDEQCMRRALELAKQAAARGEVPVGAVLVKDGEIIAEGQNRRETGKNALCHAELEAISGGCKALSGWRLWQCTLYVTLEPCPMCAGAILNARIPRLVYGAKDAKAGSCGSVVDLYALPYNHHPQVEQGLLEAECAEVLRQFFRDLRRHRKAEKTNTD, from the coding sequence ATGACGGATGAGCAGTGTATGCGTCGTGCGCTGGAGCTGGCAAAGCAGGCGGCGGCGCGCGGTGAGGTGCCGGTCGGCGCGGTTCTTGTCAAAGACGGGGAAATCATTGCAGAGGGGCAAAACCGGCGGGAAACCGGCAAAAACGCCCTGTGCCATGCAGAGCTGGAGGCAATCTCCGGCGGCTGCAAAGCGCTGAGCGGCTGGCGGCTCTGGCAGTGCACGCTGTATGTGACGTTGGAGCCATGTCCGATGTGCGCGGGAGCAATCCTGAACGCCCGCATTCCGCGCCTGGTGTACGGTGCAAAGGATGCAAAAGCTGGCTCCTGCGGCTCTGTGGTCGATTTGTACGCGCTGCCTTATAATCACCATCCGCAGGTGGAGCAGGGACTGCTGGAAGCCGAGTGTGCAGAGGTGCTCCGGCAGTTTTTCAGGGATCTGCGCAGACACAGGAAAGCGGAGAAGACAAACACGGATTGA
- the mnmA gene encoding tRNA 2-thiouridine(34) synthase MnmA — protein sequence MKGKVLVGMSGGVDSSVAALLLQRDGWDVVGCTLRLHLDDPAFPTREGGCCSFQDVQDARRICYKLGIDHFIFNFTDLFEDRVIRNFMEEYAAGHTPNPCIRCNRWLKFGAMLQRARELGCDAVATGHYAIVQQGNNGRWQLRASPTGKDQSYVLYSLTQEQLAHTLLPLASLPKSAVRAIAEDAGLPVAHKPDSQEICFVPDNDYAAFLCRRGQVSEPGDFVDAQGTVLGRHRGLTHYTVGQRKGLGIAFGQPMYVTRLDAVHNRVVLGPEGSQYSRSLLVRDLNWVSISAPEAPLHLQAKIRYQARPAAATAVPQPDGALRLNFDEPQRAPAPGQAAVFYDDDLLLGGGIITQTFAL from the coding sequence GTGAAAGGAAAAGTATTGGTAGGCATGAGCGGCGGCGTCGACAGCAGCGTTGCCGCTCTTTTACTGCAGCGTGACGGCTGGGACGTGGTGGGCTGCACGCTGCGGCTGCATTTGGACGACCCCGCCTTTCCTACGCGGGAGGGTGGCTGCTGCTCCTTTCAGGACGTGCAGGATGCCCGCCGCATCTGCTACAAACTGGGCATTGACCACTTCATTTTCAATTTTACCGATTTGTTTGAAGACCGCGTCATCCGCAACTTCATGGAGGAATACGCTGCCGGACATACCCCCAACCCCTGCATCCGCTGCAACCGCTGGCTCAAATTCGGCGCCATGCTGCAGCGCGCCAGGGAACTGGGCTGCGACGCTGTGGCCACCGGACACTACGCCATTGTACAGCAGGGGAACAACGGCCGCTGGCAGCTGCGCGCCTCCCCCACCGGCAAGGATCAGAGCTATGTGCTGTACAGCCTGACACAGGAGCAGCTGGCACACACGCTGCTGCCGCTTGCTTCCCTGCCAAAGTCTGCAGTGCGCGCCATTGCGGAGGACGCCGGCCTGCCGGTTGCGCACAAACCGGACAGCCAGGAAATCTGCTTTGTTCCGGACAATGACTATGCCGCTTTTCTCTGCCGCCGTGGGCAGGTCAGCGAGCCGGGCGACTTTGTGGATGCACAGGGAACGGTACTGGGCCGTCATCGCGGACTGACGCACTACACCGTCGGGCAGCGCAAAGGGCTGGGTATCGCCTTTGGGCAGCCAATGTATGTGACCCGTCTGGACGCAGTGCACAACCGCGTTGTTCTCGGGCCGGAGGGCAGCCAATACAGTCGTTCGCTGCTTGTGCGCGACCTGAACTGGGTTTCGATTTCCGCACCGGAAGCGCCGCTGCACCTGCAGGCAAAAATTCGCTATCAGGCGCGTCCGGCTGCGGCCACGGCGGTGCCGCAGCCGGACGGCGCGCTGCGACTCAACTTTGACGAACCGCAGCGCGCGCCCGCGCCGGGGCAGGCCGCTGTTTTTTATGACGACGACTTACTGCTGGGCGGCGGCATAATTACACAAACGTTCGCACTGTAA
- a CDS encoding CPBP family intramembrane glutamic endopeptidase, with protein MNHSNLTNSDFLQLRIYERNERRGAQRAAGRAGWMVLGSIGLMMAVQFLLVAALYAAGAAEGAHSTLLEYLSSCIGYLFLALIPMIYVMTGEESVERLLPFSRPQKVGLTRADVLLLCVVGMMLTLASNWPTQAVQAFLQAVGLSGNIPDMPLDKSFSTQAFYMIYSTVIPPLVEEILFRGAVLGSLRRWGDWFAILVSSILFGLYHGNAGQFVFATLVGLVFGYLRVRTDNMLPGMLLHMLNNGLATLASVLGQSFGSQVSNVFSITYFAVVFAAGLALVLVRLVRQGPESFAKLWVPVQRMVSTLGGRMRGLVTSAGGVLMLVYGIGFSIFYMVRS; from the coding sequence ATGAATCATTCTAACCTGACAAATTCCGATTTTCTGCAACTCCGGATTTACGAAAGGAACGAGCGCCGGGGAGCGCAGCGGGCAGCTGGCAGAGCCGGCTGGATGGTGCTGGGTTCCATTGGTCTGATGATGGCTGTCCAGTTTTTGCTGGTTGCGGCGCTTTACGCGGCGGGGGCCGCTGAGGGAGCGCACAGCACGCTGCTGGAGTACCTTTCTTCCTGCATCGGCTATCTGTTTCTGGCGCTGATCCCCATGATTTATGTGATGACCGGAGAGGAATCGGTCGAGCGGCTTCTGCCGTTCAGTCGGCCGCAAAAGGTCGGCCTGACGCGCGCCGATGTGCTGCTGCTGTGCGTGGTTGGTATGATGCTGACGCTTGCAAGCAACTGGCCCACCCAGGCGGTGCAGGCATTTTTGCAGGCGGTTGGGCTTTCCGGAAACATTCCGGATATGCCGTTAGACAAATCCTTCAGCACGCAGGCGTTCTATATGATTTACAGTACGGTGATTCCGCCTCTGGTCGAGGAAATCCTGTTTCGCGGCGCGGTTCTGGGCAGCTTGCGCAGGTGGGGTGACTGGTTTGCTATTCTGGTTTCCTCCATACTGTTTGGCCTTTACCATGGCAACGCCGGACAGTTTGTGTTTGCCACCCTGGTCGGTTTGGTGTTTGGGTACCTGCGGGTGCGCACGGATAATATGCTTCCGGGGATGCTGCTGCATATGCTGAACAACGGGCTTGCCACGCTGGCATCCGTTTTGGGGCAAAGCTTCGGGTCACAGGTTTCCAATGTGTTTTCTATCACGTATTTTGCTGTGGTATTTGCCGCCGGGCTGGCGCTGGTGCTGGTGCGGCTGGTGCGGCAGGGGCCGGAGTCCTTCGCAAAGCTGTGGGTGCCGGTGCAGCGCATGGTTTCTACCCTGGGTGGCAGGATGCGCGGGCTGGTCACTTCGGCGGGCGGCGTGCTCATGCTGGTGTACGGCATCGGGTTCAGCATTTTCTATATGGTGCGGTCATGA
- a CDS encoding TipAS antibiotic-recognition domain-containing protein: MIKLTNAQYEDMQKLSQQINSALKTAFEQGDPSSELAQQVCTWHKEWLGYYWNHYSKEAHLGLAQAYVADPRFEKYYDDIKQGCAEFLFEALKIYCK, from the coding sequence ATAATAAAATTAACGAACGCACAATATGAGGATATGCAAAAGTTATCTCAACAAATAAATAGTGCGCTGAAAACGGCTTTTGAACAGGGGGATCCCTCCAGTGAGCTTGCACAGCAAGTATGCACTTGGCATAAGGAATGGTTAGGATATTACTGGAATCACTACTCAAAGGAAGCACACCTCGGATTAGCTCAAGCGTATGTTGCTGACCCTCGTTTCGAAAAATACTATGATGATATTAAACAAGGTTGCGCTGAATTTTTGTTTGAAGCATTGAAAATTTATTGCAAGTAA
- a CDS encoding LuxR C-terminal-related transcriptional regulator has product MRHQILSYDLLPQELSGSGPDQPDYRYDAMRRALRLAMRQELTQRQRECLERRLAGQRVKDIAAALGITSPTVSKHLQRAACRLQHALRYSCFIPSD; this is encoded by the coding sequence GTGAGACATCAAATTTTGAGTTACGACCTGCTGCCGCAGGAGCTGAGCGGTTCCGGCCCGGACCAGCCGGACTACCGCTACGACGCTATGCGCCGAGCACTGCGGCTGGCCATGCGGCAGGAGTTGACACAGCGGCAGCGCGAGTGCCTGGAGCGCCGGCTTGCCGGGCAGCGGGTGAAAGACATCGCTGCCGCGCTGGGCATTACTTCGCCGACAGTTTCCAAACATCTGCAGCGGGCGGCGTGTCGGCTGCAGCACGCACTGCGGTACAGCTGCTTTATTCCCAGCGACTGA
- a CDS encoding C1 family peptidase, with product MKKLKIRKFFAAFTAAVLLTAAATAAPAEAASVPETTPERVGELQVNDGFVTMQTDHAAQQAQPGKGLRTGSTLPAKFDLRNDSGSARVTTVKAQGKDGTCWAFGTVASAESNLLTTLREQGIRFATPAAAGAAVNLSERQLVWFAFNGTNRQETSQYAGNDTFSAADPFTTGGSRFISVPTLARWYGSADEKDLPYLMDAKGNVQSVGNNALQTISRAHLENAVYLPEPVQRGVIDTAALTAIKQAVKTDGAVSVGYHSPTSTAENKAYYNASTAAYFCPRDLQSNHEVSIVGWDDNYARTNFNASNRPAKNGAWIVKNSWGTGTSNRNGTDGYFYLSYYDQSFVEPTSFEMESIRYSSSNTAHTYDEIYQYDGVGMGAGWYSMKQPTSFANVFTARSNSTLEAVSAYAIAAGSTVTVDVYKNPSAGNPTSGEHVASLTRNFTNAGYYTIALGSQSFSLKKGETFAVVESSSFQRSGSTRYAMLYETGKSLGNMSVQVVCGAGQSYMSASGGDWVDLAEKSGFNNDGSKVGNAVIKAFASDNPQAEQSSTALETAGAAKNLAVGSTYVFHISSTSVPVFTSSSDAAAKVRMVSRNAQTGDTEVEVYGHGHAGESADISMTTDGETKLLCTVTLFNPPFSSDTTVNFIKRVGDTYCFRIIPDDSSKVPSYTSGNGKILATGYSGSKRLSNGSVAYYYQFTCKSAGEAGIYITIDGVPYRVFYCTVQA from the coding sequence ATGAAGAAGCTAAAAATACGGAAGTTTTTCGCAGCCTTTACAGCGGCAGTCCTTCTGACTGCTGCCGCCACAGCAGCGCCGGCCGAGGCGGCCTCGGTTCCCGAAACCACGCCGGAGCGGGTGGGGGAGTTGCAGGTAAACGACGGTTTCGTCACCATGCAAACAGACCACGCAGCGCAGCAGGCACAGCCCGGCAAGGGGCTGCGTACCGGCAGCACCCTGCCGGCAAAGTTTGACCTGCGTAACGACAGCGGCTCCGCACGTGTGACCACGGTCAAGGCACAGGGCAAGGACGGCACCTGCTGGGCATTCGGCACAGTTGCGTCCGCGGAGTCCAACCTGCTGACGACTTTGCGGGAACAGGGCATCCGCTTTGCAACACCGGCGGCCGCCGGTGCTGCGGTGAACCTTTCCGAGCGACAGCTGGTGTGGTTCGCTTTTAACGGAACTAACCGGCAGGAAACCAGCCAGTATGCGGGCAATGACACATTTTCTGCCGCTGATCCGTTTACAACGGGCGGTTCCCGCTTTATTTCCGTGCCGACACTGGCGCGGTGGTACGGCAGTGCGGATGAAAAGGATTTGCCGTACCTTATGGATGCGAAGGGAAATGTGCAGTCGGTGGGGAATAACGCCCTGCAGACGATTTCCCGTGCACACTTGGAAAATGCGGTGTATCTGCCGGAACCGGTGCAGCGCGGTGTCATTGACACGGCGGCACTGACCGCCATCAAGCAGGCGGTCAAAACAGACGGCGCGGTCAGCGTGGGGTATCATTCTCCCACTTCGACGGCAGAGAATAAAGCGTATTATAACGCCTCTACCGCTGCGTATTTTTGCCCGCGCGACCTGCAGTCTAACCATGAGGTCAGCATTGTCGGTTGGGACGACAACTACGCACGTACAAACTTCAATGCGTCGAACCGTCCGGCAAAGAACGGTGCGTGGATTGTCAAAAACAGCTGGGGCACCGGCACTTCGAACCGAAACGGCACAGACGGATATTTTTACCTTTCCTATTATGACCAGTCGTTTGTGGAACCCACATCGTTTGAGATGGAATCAATCCGTTACAGCTCCTCCAACACCGCGCATACGTATGATGAAATTTATCAGTACGACGGTGTCGGTATGGGGGCGGGCTGGTACAGCATGAAGCAGCCCACATCTTTTGCAAATGTATTTACCGCGCGCAGCAACAGCACCTTGGAGGCAGTTTCCGCTTATGCCATCGCTGCGGGCAGCACGGTGACAGTGGATGTCTATAAGAACCCTTCCGCGGGGAATCCGACCAGCGGAGAGCACGTTGCGTCCCTGACGCGGAATTTCACGAATGCGGGGTATTACACTATTGCTCTGGGCAGCCAGTCCTTTTCTCTTAAAAAGGGAGAAACTTTTGCGGTGGTAGAGTCCTCCTCGTTCCAGCGAAGCGGCAGTACGCGCTATGCCATGCTGTATGAAACCGGAAAGTCCCTTGGCAATATGAGCGTGCAGGTGGTGTGCGGCGCCGGACAGAGTTATATGTCCGCAAGCGGCGGCGACTGGGTGGATTTAGCGGAAAAGAGCGGCTTCAACAATGATGGAAGCAAGGTTGGCAATGCGGTCATCAAGGCGTTTGCATCGGACAATCCGCAGGCGGAGCAGTCCAGTACGGCGTTGGAAACAGCCGGTGCTGCAAAAAACCTGGCGGTCGGTTCCACGTATGTGTTTCATATATCCAGTACTTCTGTGCCGGTGTTTACCAGCAGCAGTGACGCAGCCGCGAAGGTGCGCATGGTTTCGCGTAATGCACAGACAGGCGATACGGAAGTCGAAGTTTACGGCCACGGCCACGCCGGTGAAAGTGCGGATATTTCGATGACGACGGATGGAGAAACAAAGCTTCTCTGCACCGTGACACTGTTTAATCCGCCGTTCTCCAGTGACACAACGGTGAATTTTATCAAACGCGTGGGTGACACGTACTGTTTTCGAATTATTCCCGATGACAGCAGCAAGGTACCAAGCTACACTTCCGGCAACGGTAAAATCTTAGCAACCGGGTATTCCGGCAGCAAGCGGCTCTCTAACGGCTCGGTGGCTTATTACTATCAGTTCACCTGTAAGTCGGCGGGCGAAGCCGGCATCTATATCACCATAGACGGTGTGCCGTACCGCGTGTTTTACTGTACTGTACAGGCATGA
- a CDS encoding GNAT family N-acetyltransferase has translation MNQKLKIRAAQPADAPRLAEIYAPYVRETVVTFEETAPDAAEMVRRVREVERTFPWLVCESGGQVLGYAYAHQLQERAAFQWSAEVSIYLARNERGHGAGSALYHALEARLYQMGVAQLYAQISVPNPESMGFHHRCGYQDLCVYPHVGYKLGRWCDLAVLTKQLQLPEHPQPRKNP, from the coding sequence ATGAACCAGAAGTTGAAAATTCGCGCGGCACAGCCGGCGGACGCGCCGCGGCTTGCGGAAATTTATGCGCCGTATGTTCGGGAAACCGTGGTCACCTTTGAAGAAACCGCACCGGATGCTGCAGAGATGGTGCGCCGTGTGCGGGAGGTCGAAAGGACGTTTCCCTGGCTTGTTTGTGAAAGCGGCGGGCAGGTGCTGGGCTATGCCTATGCGCATCAGCTGCAGGAACGCGCTGCGTTTCAGTGGTCTGCGGAGGTCAGCATTTACCTGGCTCGAAACGAGCGTGGGCATGGTGCGGGCAGCGCGCTGTACCACGCGCTGGAAGCACGGCTGTATCAAATGGGCGTGGCGCAGCTGTATGCGCAGATCAGTGTGCCGAATCCGGAAAGCATGGGGTTTCATCACCGGTGCGGGTATCAGGATTTGTGCGTTTATCCACATGTGGGGTACAAGCTTGGCAGATGGTGCGATTTGGCGGTGCTGACAAAGCAGCTGCAACTGCCGGAGCATCCGCAGCCGCGGAAAAATCCGTGA
- a CDS encoding MFS transporter has product MKRKKRRFCSCKRQGEMAVAALVALPQGDALKKHRVRLPTVLLAVRQSVRPAVTGEQRGIKNPAKQTACGTALLCGIVLKRGRPMKKMWLQVAALVWMSFILGCSEFLVVGILSDIAASLQIPVTQAGDLVTVFALVYALVTPLVTTLLGRYRRYTALLVLTVLFILGNLLSFFSSSYGSLLASRILTAVVSGPMISLGFTFVDEMVPPEKRAKAVSYVFSGFSIASVLGVPAGTWISVHAGWRYSFLTIVVLRLAVLALLAVLLPRTGALPQAKGKAGNLQILRDRRIQIGVLLPLFSAAGFYVFYTYLRPILMTSLHYPASAVSTVLFLYGLTSIASNLLSGVLAEKGGLRRMPWVFLLQAVLFLVLQLFLHSQMGGTVEILLLGVTMYLLNAPIQLHFFAVAETDYPGSMVLASSFNSIFFNFGISLGSFVGGLLVSGAGLSSVGYGSAGFALLTVGLLVWLNQLNRQHRAAA; this is encoded by the coding sequence ATGAAACGGAAAAAGCGGCGCTTCTGTTCCTGCAAACGGCAAGGGGAGATGGCAGTTGCAGCGCTGGTGGCGCTGCCGCAGGGAGATGCACTGAAAAAGCACCGCGTGCGTCTGCCAACGGTGCTTTTGGCGGTGCGCCAAAGTGTCCGCCCCGCTGTGACAGGCGAACAGAGGGGTATCAAAAATCCCGCAAAGCAGACAGCGTGCGGAACCGCGCTGCTTTGCGGCATCGTTTTAAAGAGGGGTAGACCAATGAAAAAGATGTGGCTGCAGGTTGCAGCCCTGGTATGGATGAGTTTTATTTTGGGATGCAGTGAGTTTTTGGTTGTGGGCATTCTATCGGACATCGCGGCCAGTCTGCAGATACCCGTTACGCAGGCAGGAGATTTGGTGACGGTCTTTGCGCTGGTGTATGCGCTGGTTACGCCGCTGGTGACCACGCTGCTGGGGCGGTACCGGCGCTATACGGCGCTTCTGGTGCTGACGGTGCTCTTCATTTTGGGCAACCTGCTGAGCTTTTTCAGCAGCAGCTACGGCAGCCTGCTGGCTTCGCGGATTTTGACCGCGGTGGTATCCGGCCCGATGATCTCGCTCGGCTTCACATTTGTAGATGAAATGGTGCCGCCGGAAAAGCGCGCTAAGGCAGTCTCTTATGTTTTTTCCGGCTTCAGCATTGCCTCGGTGTTGGGGGTACCGGCCGGTACGTGGATTAGCGTTCATGCCGGATGGCGGTATTCCTTTTTAACGATTGTGGTGCTGAGACTGGCGGTGCTTGCGCTGTTGGCGGTGCTGCTGCCGCGCACCGGCGCCTTGCCGCAAGCCAAGGGCAAGGCAGGAAACCTGCAGATTCTGCGCGACCGGCGCATTCAGATTGGTGTGTTGCTGCCGCTGTTCAGCGCGGCGGGGTTTTATGTGTTTTACACCTATTTACGCCCGATTCTGATGACCTCGCTGCACTATCCGGCATCGGCAGTCAGCACAGTGCTGTTCCTTTACGGATTGACCTCCATTGCCAGCAACCTGCTTTCCGGAGTGCTGGCGGAAAAAGGCGGTTTGCGCCGGATGCCGTGGGTGTTTCTGCTGCAGGCGGTTTTGTTTCTGGTGCTGCAGCTGTTTCTGCACAGCCAGATGGGGGGCACGGTGGAAATCCTGCTGCTGGGCGTGACCATGTATCTGCTGAACGCGCCGATTCAGCTGCACTTTTTCGCAGTGGCGGAAACAGATTATCCGGGCTCCATGGTGCTGGCGTCCTCCTTCAACTCCATCTTCTTCAATTTTGGCATTTCGCTGGGCTCGTTTGTCGGGGGGCTGCTGGTTTCGGGTGCGGGCCTTTCCAGTGTGGGCTACGGCAGCGCGGGGTTTGCTCTGCTGACCGTTGGGCTGCTGGTATGGCTCAACCAGCTGAACCGGCAGCACCGCGCCGCCGCATGA
- a CDS encoding CpXC domain-containing protein, translated as MSTQVNKDVCCPQCGKPVRTKMWTGISADTEPALRQKVLDETLFDWQCPHCGYQAELVYPCLYHDKAKKFMIYLVPEGSEQDLKKVEVDTRFPQLSGVQKRAVTSPMELKEKVLIFEADLDDVGVELVKTGLAAIVEEKQGKAVEAGCFCFANPATDRMGFLFFLEGEANPLKKATRFATYQKALEINAQCSGAQSDDFTHVDSRLAARLLEKYQRL; from the coding sequence ATGTCTACTCAGGTGAATAAAGATGTCTGCTGCCCGCAGTGCGGAAAGCCGGTGCGCACAAAGATGTGGACCGGCATCAGCGCGGATACGGAGCCGGCGCTGCGGCAGAAGGTTTTGGATGAAACCCTTTTCGACTGGCAATGCCCGCACTGCGGCTATCAGGCGGAGCTGGTTTATCCCTGCCTGTACCATGACAAGGCGAAGAAATTCATGATCTATTTGGTGCCGGAAGGCAGCGAGCAGGATCTGAAAAAAGTCGAGGTAGACACCCGATTCCCACAGCTGTCCGGCGTTCAGAAGCGCGCGGTAACCTCCCCGATGGAGCTGAAAGAAAAAGTCCTCATTTTTGAGGCGGATCTGGACGATGTGGGTGTGGAACTGGTCAAAACAGGCCTGGCGGCCATCGTGGAAGAAAAGCAGGGCAAAGCGGTGGAGGCGGGCTGCTTTTGCTTTGCGAATCCCGCGACCGACCGCATGGGCTTTCTGTTCTTTCTGGAAGGGGAGGCGAATCCGCTGAAAAAGGCGACCCGCTTTGCCACGTACCAGAAGGCACTGGAAATCAATGCGCAGTGCAGCGGTGCGCAGAGCGACGACTTTACGCACGTGGACAGCCGCCTGGCTGCCCGCCTGCTGGAAAAATATCAAAGGCTTTGA